AGACGGCGTTGACTTTCGCTCAACTTGACCTGAACATCGCAGGCGCATTCATAATAATGCCCCATTGTTATGAGGCAGCCatcacacatacaaacacacacatacacacacacacacacaggacgCATATATGCGGCAACTGTGCATTTGAAATCAATGTTATCCTTGCCGCGTCCAGTTGAGCATTTAACAAGGCTCCTTTGCCTTGAGGCTTGCGAATAACCAATAAACTGGCCCGAAACGCATATGCAAATTACACGAATTTTTACTTCGGGTGTGCGTGATTTGGGTGTATGGATTCGCCCTTTGCTTGTTACAATCCTTTGCCATTGCCTGCAACTTGGCCATCAAGAAAACAACTCAGTCTTGGCCAGTTCTCCTTGCGTGTACTTCTTCGCCTAATCGCGGGTAACACGTGAGCCTTACGCTTCTCAGAAATAAGAGTCAGAAGTAGACGAAGTCTGGaatgtaaattcaaattgttatattatttCCATTGAAAAGAAGCATAACTGAGTGCAAGTCTATGGAACAGACAGAAGAAGATCTCGTcccataatatatatatttacttatacagtttgtcaattatttgtattggaaaaataacaaaattcatacatttaattttacaaaataaaatttgtttcctAATTACGACAGTTGTTTCTGATTCTTAAAATACGTTTACTTAACTATTGGATTTAACTATTCTTAATagtaataattaatatgtaaattgttaattttatcaaaataataggacgatataaaaaatcaagatatatatgtatttattttatattcgaTACAGCCATGTCCGTATTCATATTCGTctgacagtttttttttttcattcttctCTCTTTTAATCCGCAAGCCAGCAAAAACGAAATTTAAAGagaaatttttgattaaattttattttttcttttaaatattatttactgcTTTGGctgacgttaaataaatattattaatgttccaataatttagaaattttcattcaaaattaagaattttccatcgacaaaaaaaataaatacttacatattatgcatttttaaatagccgcaatatttgaaatttcgactaaaaaattgtaatacaattttacaGACCCTTtagcaaatattattttaagatttttaaagactttacaaatttaagatatattaacacaaaatttatattaaaaataaattattccaAGCATTGAACCAAAACTACTTTTAAGTTTTGAAGATTTCAAGTCTTGCTGTTAATATGTGTTAAGTTATATAAGCGTTGGGTATTACGGAGTCAAGTATTCTTAATTGTTACTCCTGCCCTTTAAAAGGATATGCTTAATGGTTGTGCTAATTTCTTATCCTTAATTACAGCAAAGGGACACTATGAACGTCAGCGGCGATTGGCAATGATAGCATGACGCGTGACGGCGAAATTCCAGCCATCTTCAATCCGAAACGCGTGCGCACTCCCGCCGTGGTGGTCACCGGCGATTCCTCGTCGAATGGGCActacaatagcaacaacagtgGAGGAGGAGTTGGTGGTGGGGTCAATGGGGCTGGCGTTAttcccagcagcagcagcgtggGCGGTGTCGGagttggagtcggagtcggtGTCGGCAGTTGTGGCTTTAGTAATGTGCTCACCTCAAGCAATCCGCAAATAACCCACCAAGATTCGATATCATCGAGCCAACAGGATCCCAATGAGGTCATTACCATACAGGCGGACACGCCCACAGGCACACACGGGTCCCAGCATAATTTCGGAGGCGACAACAGCGATGCACAGACTGGACAACATGCCCTCGATCATCAGGGCAATGGACAAGGACAAGCACATGTCGAGGATGGCGAAGTGCGTTTCCGTAAGCTCAAGGCCTGCCAAGAGTCCTGCTTCTCCGAACTGGCCAAGAAGGTGAGTTTAGTCACTGAAATACTTCAGATATTGTCAATAACTCAACTATGCCAACTCCTCACAGATGTATTTTGGCGTCTGCGTTACGATTTTGGTGACTGCCTCGTGGGTGGGTGCGACGCACTGCATCaagtatatgtatctatatagaGCGCCATATGACGATGAGCTGGACGATGATCTCGATACGTCGTCCAGTCGGGCTGAGCTCAGCACTGAATTGGAGGACATACTGGCCATAAGCGATTCATCGCTGCATCATGTCGAGGACGCCACCGAGATGTTCAACATACCACCGCGACAGCCCGTCTACTTTAGTGCCCCATTCTTTGCTGCCTGGTTCTTTACCAACTTCTCGCTACTCTTCTTTCCCATCTATATACTGGGCCTGATATCGGCCCGCAAATGCGATAAGCTCAGCGAGATTCTGGCCGATGTTTTGCGTGGATTTCGAGAGCGTGGTTTCACTATAGGTAAGCAAGATAAAATGTggaaaagagagacagagagatagatTGAGAGAGAGTGTTATGCAGAGAGATGGCGGCGAAAAAGGAGAGAGAATAAAAGTgggagagaaaaagagaggtAGATAGTaaagattattatttaaagcttaaaaatctaGAATAATTCGGATAAGTGGGAAATTCTCAGATATACTATTTTCAATGagttaaacttttatttaaattagttttaattcttATCTTTTATCGAACTAAGAAAAAAAGGTAAAGCTTAAATTTGGTATTAAGaaaacttataatattttattctattagttatattttatgattcGATCGGTGGCTAATAAACTTACTGGAtagttctttattttaattttcctaatttttcaGAACACTCAACTTTgccatttaaattcatttaatttgaaatcatataaaattggaaataatgaatttaaatgaaaaattaaaaaatttgctaaataaaaaatgtattttatttacaggTCGTTTCCTTAATCGCTGCCTATCCTTTTGTATCCTGTGGCTGGTGACCACCTATCTGTACACGTTGTCGCTGCACGTTCTTTTTGCCACGGATGCATTGGCATTATTTGCCACAAATGTTGCCTGCGTCTATTTACTCTCCTGGGTCATTCTGCACGAGCAATTTGTGGGAGTTAGGGTGAGTAAAGATGAACCATATCACACAAGCCATAGGGTTAATTAAACTACTTATATCTGCCACAGATTGTGGCCGTTATCCTGTGTGACACGGGCATCGCGCTCTTAGCCTATATGGATGGCATTACGGAAAGTCGCACATTGGGTGGCGTTGTATTGGCCACGTTAGCTGCTGCCGGCTATGCCGTGTTTAGGGTAAGAGAGAGGCTCCACCTGTCAAACCAGTTTCGTTTcctttcgtttcgtttcataTCTTGGCATGTTATGCTCATGTTCGTGCTCCTTTCTAGGTTATGTTCCGCAAGGTGATGGGCGATCCGCCTGTGGGCCAAATCGCGTTCACATTCACCGCACTTGGCCTGCTCAATGCCCTGCTGCTGTGGCCCGTTGTGTTGGCCCTTTACCTGACGGGTGCCGAGAATCTGACGTCGGAAAGCATACCATGGAACATATTGTTGGCAGCAAGCGTGCTTCTTCTGGGTAGgaccaaacaacaacaattcccccagctacagctacaacaattgttgctgttgttttgggTTATAAACTTTTATcgttgtaattaattttcattgcaGTTTTCCACGTTCTGATGCAGTTCAGCGCCGCTGTTACCTACAACATGTTTGTGACATTGGGTTTGATAACCGCTGTGCCCGTTTCTGGTGGTACGTACTACAACCTCTCGAAACTCAAGACCCTACCTTACCCCCCAGCGGGTCTGCAATCACAATTACTGGGGGATTTCGTgactatatattattttaaattgcaatataaATTGTCGGCACATGTGCATATCGTATGTATATACTATAATTATGGGTCACGATGATTGACTCTAGATTTCCCGATCTGTACATATCTAGATAGTATATTAAGTAGCCATTTCTGACAGATCTTCTCTGCCACTTTTACTGCAATCTAATACACACTACGAATTTCTTCAAttccacatttatttttacaataaaacaaCACCATTAACAACAATCATCACAGCACTCGATGTCATACTGTACAGTGCGACATTTGCGGGCATGAAACTGGCCGGGGTCATTCTAATTGCCATTGGGTTTTTCCTCGTTATGTTCCCCGAAAACTGGCCCGATTATATAACACGTCTGCTACGGTAAGTGCTCagctaatttcaattttcttttatttctacatatatttttttataacattaataATGCTAACGAGTTCTTATATTATGCTAATTTATTTAGTGAGTAAAACTTGTGCgtgttttcaataattttacgatattttcgatattatcatttaagttttttgctacttttttttggtattttgttattgcaactctattttcaaaatactttgtgttttatttgtacgtaattaaaattttctaacaTTAACATGAACTTAAACAAACGctaaacaaattaatgaaaattatgaatatatattgctaatatacatatttatcataacataaaaatatatatttaattctataTAAACAAACATCTTGCAGAAAGAGCGTTCGTGCCATACTCCGTTACCAATGTTGTTGTGAATTAGCCGAAATTCGCTATGCTCATTCGGTAGGCCAAAACCAATtcccccccaaaaaaaaaacaaacaaaaaaacagaaattaaattagttaattattatatatagcatatttaaatacattaatgTTGACATCATAAGATAGTAAATTCCAAAAACctttttatgagattttttaCCAGAAACTTGACCAGATTTTTTACTGACTGAATACAACAAGCTctcaatatatacaaatactatTTACTCGTTTCTGTACATTatagttaaacaaacaaaaacatatgtgataataccaacaaaaaaaaaacaccctgGCTTCCAAACTTTGCGCTCACCCTTTTGAAAAATCTATATACTCtatatctacatacatactataacTCTAACTTTAGTTACCCAACTGTATACACCATAATACTTACTTATGCCTTGTTACATGACACTCgataagtacatatatgttaTAACATTAACTACTTcaggctgttgttgttcagtTGGCCAATAAACCCCATCTTGTTGTTTATTTCCTAATGTGTTTTTTGACGCtattgtttaattgttgttgacacttttgataataatcataatatcGTTTCGTTATGGCAGATCTCGAAGGATCTCAATATATAAACAGTACCAcctttgtataaattatatatttgtatatggaTGTTGTTCTCCCGGAATATGGATCCTGCTAAGGATTCGATTTACTTATGTAGTTCTTACACCTCAAAACATGACACACACCACAACAATCCACAACACACAACTGAACTGTGTAGCTTGACTTTCGCTGGTGTTgcgatattttatttacatattcaaaaatattttatagaccTGTAAAGACCCCAAACTACAGCGTTTGAAGAAATGGTTGCTCGGGGTTCCAGGCTCGTTccctgttttatttatgtttattttttggctgCTTGTTGTGCGATCTGTTGACATTACACGCCGCTTTGTGTAATTCTTACCAAATGTATAGTTACCCTCAGTTATTTCGTTCTTTGTTTAACGTTTCACCAATGgattgaaattaaacaaatgctgtaaatacataattatagttatttaatttcagttttatgtATCTTACTTCAATACCATTTATTATATGCACTTGTTAAGCAGGGCAAAAATAGAAGTCCAGATATCGTAGCATGACCGACTCAGAGTCCCTCGTTGttcatatatagtataaggTTACTTATCATTATCATACTGAAGATACATTTTTACCTGTGAAAAGCAATTAAGAATGCGACTTATatagtgtatgtgtgcgtaCGTGTATGGTATGGTTACGGGAGCACAGCAATaattaagtacatacatattaaaaataaatacccttataaataaaatcaattaatattgaaataacaaaCCGTATAAAGTGTTAAATTATTGGCATGTTCGTACAAACTTATTTGTTATTCCAATTTCCAATTGGCCACATTTtcctttttcaaaacttcGTCTTTACTTCAGTTTCTCTATGATTTATCCATCTATATCCTGTGTATTCTTCTGTCTCTAACTTCAAGCAACTAACTATAACTATACTCTACTCTATTGCTATATACTATActcatttcttaaataaaaaatggtgTCGACATTTCTCAATTGTATTTGCAGAAGCATCATAATGCTGGGTCACAATGCGAGGTGAGTTTCGTGAGTTCGTGCAATGCCGCtggcaaacaaaaagaaaaccttTAAACTTAAGCATTAACTAAACGATGCTCAAAACCAAAGAGACAAGTTTTCTGTTATTAAACGCCATATAGGTAAACCATACTCAAAACTCGAAACTTTACCAAGATAATTAcctaattatttgttttaatgatttcatttgattgaAGTTTTTATCTTTCgggtttgtttttgtaatgggcagacatttacatataaaatctAGAGGGGATATCCTATTTAACATACACAAGTATGTCAtgataagtattttttaaaatattaattagttaacTGCTTTAAATAGGGATTCAAGTTGATTTCTTTTATTCCATCTTCTTTCAATTATTGCATCGAATCTTTTTTGATTTCAGTTCCTGCAGAATAAGTAAAAATTCGATTATTTATTGCTATTCTATTAAGATACTTCTTAGATAGTTTGCGTAGTTTTGAGACAATCTTTAGTACTCGTAGCTTAGGTACAACGtactttctttcttcttttttcaaaatgtaagGTAAGTTCTCTTTAGGGTTCTCGAACCCCAGTGCTCCATAACAAAAGCACGCAATATTCTAACTAAAAGATCAGTCACagcacccaaaaaaaaaaaatcacattttgTGTGTCATTTAAAATGACAAAGCACAGAAACTAAAGCAAATGGTTGCGCATATTATCTGTTTTCATAAACTCACcactaaattttttaaagtatgtttgattgaagcaaattaaaacataaaaattctcatttattttcgaaaaaaaaataaaataaatatataattttagaatgatCAGCTCTCCAGTAGTAAAAACTTTTCTGATTTGTATATAGAAAACACTGCTAATCTGTACTATTGCTTCtttcttcttgtttttcttcttcacCTCTACCACGATCCGTCTCTCTACGACTGTctcccctctctttctctctgtttctctctctctctctctctctgtaatTACACGAACACctacaaaatacacacaacgTATAAACATGGCtaaaatcaactaaaaattaattctaaatattACAACATTTAACTGTCATtgtaaaattcacaaaaaaaaaaatcacattaatattaaaaataaaaaactacacCAAGTAGCGGTAGGCCAGCGCTTTGTAAACGAGATGCTGCAGTCACAGGACCGTCCACGAGATACGCGCAACGGCACATCACGCGTTCCTTCTCGCACCACATAAGCTAAAAGTTGGACAAATCACAGATATATAATACTTGTGTACAGAAAACAAGACAACAACcagaaaaacatatattttgtaaatgattttcccaaaaaccaaaaaaaagtaactaaGAAAAGACCACAACACCTAAAATGAGTCCTTTTGGGGTAAGTACCTAAAACATTAATGCTTTTGCCTGTAATTTCATAAATCAGTAAGGTACAGTTTCCACAACAATACAACTAGTTTTAGTTGATACCAAATGCAGTGATATATTAGTTATATAACTAAAGCTATTGCTCGAATCCGTTTAAGTTGTTAAATATTATCCTAATTTGTTTTCCTTTATAtccttttcaaattatatgttgttctctctttctctctctctctctctttctcccgtTCTCTttgtgttgattttttttattcacagATCGCAGCATATTTATGCGTCCCATTATAAACATAAACGAAAATATTATGCTGTCAATACGAACTCATATGTTGTTTGAGCCAAGCGCATGATAAAAATCCCGATCCtaaaaacagcaacatttttgtaGCGAGCGTGTGTGGCTTTAGGCGAATTTTTGTTAAGCCCCACGGCCcacgaaatgattttttataaatgtcgTAAAACTGttgaacaataacaattttataccataacaaaaaacaaagacacTTAGTAAAAAGtacaataatatttcaaattgagaTACGAACGAAACGGTGAGcgtttttttacatttgtttctAAAAACTTAGTTTACCAAACTTCACTAGCTGCCCTCGTACTATATAATATCTACATTATCTATCTATAATAATCttataatcataatttgtTCAATATTTGCTTAGTAACATTGTAAATAGCTGCACTATTgcttatattgtttattaaagtATTTAGCTTTCTGGAATCTCTATGTGGCACAGCCTCTGCTTAAATCCACAAATTCCCTTAAAAcaatactcacacacagacacacgaaCACAGACACaatcatatattttgtaaatattaaaaaataaaataaaataatatgcgACAAACTTAAGAAACATCAGTAAAAAATCAGTAAAAATTCTAGCTAACAATTTTAGACGCCTACAATCTTAGTGTCAACTAGTTAGACTATGTAAATGCAGTGCTGATCAATGAAACAACTATACTATCGGCATTACTATCATTAAAGTAAGAGATACCAATTTATCTGATCGCCATTTTAaggctttaaaatatttgaaatttatagtttttaaaattacttataaGCTAATATTCAAGATAGTCCTATCAATAGCTCTCAAGATCAGTTGATCCgcattgtacatatatacgaAATCCAATAATTTAAAGCCAACTTCAATGGAAAATTATAAGCAAATTCGTATTACATGTGTACATATTAATAGAGCATTAGAATTGAACACAAAATGcctagaaaattaaaaaaaaattcaatgctGTAGATGTATCTATAATTGTGCGCTGGCTAACatctaaaattttctttatcttAACATACAAACATCAAAATCAACATCATTGATTGAACAATACATAGATGGGGTCGCGGCCCTCGGAGCGGTACTTCAACAGGTCAGCATCCCACCATTATCGACTATCGGACGGGATACATAAGGTCCCATCTTCGTTCACCCTCTGGCCGTGTGAGATGACTGATCTATCGCCAACTACAACTGGGTTTCTGCATGGCACCA
The genomic region above belongs to Drosophila innubila isolate TH190305 chromosome 3R unlocalized genomic scaffold, UK_Dinn_1.0 2_E_3R, whole genome shotgun sequence and contains:
- the LOC117792235 gene encoding uncharacterized protein LOC117792235 isoform X1, with the protein product MTRDGEIPAIFNPKRVRTPAVVVTGDSSSNGHYNSNNSGGGVGGGVNGAGVIPSSSSVGGVGVGVGVGVGSCGFSNVLTSSNPQITHQDSISSSQQDPNEVITIQADTPTGTHGSQHNFGGDNSDAQTGQHALDHQGNGQGQAHVEDGEVRFRKLKACQESCFSELAKKMYFGVCVTILVTASWVGATHCIKYMYLYRAPYDDELDDDLDTSSSRAELSTELEDILAISDSSLHHVEDATEMFNIPPRQPVYFSAPFFAAWFFTNFSLLFFPIYILGLISARKCDKLSEILADVLRGFRERGFTIGRFLNRCLSFCILWLVTTYLYTLSLHVLFATDALALFATNVACVYLLSWVILHEQFVGVRIVAVILCDTGIALLAYMDGITESRTLGGVVLATLAAAGYAVFRVMFRKVMGDPPVGQIAFTFTALGLLNALLLWPVVLALYLTGAENLTSESIPWNILLAASVLLLVFHVLMQFSAAVTYNMFVTLGLITAVPVSGALDVILYSATFAGMKLAGVILIAIGFFLVMFPENWPDYITRLLRKSVRAILRYQCCCELAEIRYAHSKHHNAGSQCEMGSRPSERYFNRSASHHYRLSDGIHKVPSSFTLWPCEMTDLSPTTTGFLHGTTNAHHHHQQLYQQQHHNRHHNHHQQQQQNLQRQHSHTSLTMIHRQSSSHSVHGSRRGSGGIRAPPTGTGRLFSYFGNEHEHEHERKKSETSFFNLGFRRKSTVVYYAPTE
- the LOC117792235 gene encoding uncharacterized protein LOC117792235 isoform X2 — translated: MTRDGEIPAIFNPKRVRTPAVVVTGDSSSNGHYNSNNSGGGVGGGVNGAGVIPSSSSVGGVGVGVGVGVGSCGFSNVLTSSNPQITHQDSISSSQQDPNEVITIQADTPTGTHGSQHNFGGDNSDAQTGQHALDHQGNGQGQAHVEDGEVRFRKLKACQESCFSELAKKMYFGVCVTILVTASWVGATHCIKYMYLYRAPYDDELDDDLDTSSSRAELSTELEDILAISDSSLHHVEDATEMFNIPPRQPVYFSAPFFAAWFFTNFSLLFFPIYILGLISARKCDKLSEILADVLRGFRERGFTIGRFLNRCLSFCILWLVTTYLYTLSLHVLFATDALALFATNVACVYLLSWVILHEQFVGVRIVAVILCDTGIALLAYMDGITESRTLGGVVLATLAAAGYAVFRVMFRKVMGDPPVGQIAFTFTALGLLNALLLWPVVLALYLTGAENLTSESIPWNILLAASVLLLVFHVLMQFSAAVTYNMFVTLGLITAVPVSGALDVILYSATFAGMKLAGVILIAIGFFLVMFPENWPDYITRLLRKSVRAILRYQCCCELAEIRYAHSMGSRPSERYFNRSASHHYRLSDGIHKVPSSFTLWPCEMTDLSPTTTGFLHGTTNAHHHHQQLYQQQHHNRHHNHHQQQQQNLQRQHSHTSLTMIHRQSSSHSVHGSRRGSGGIRAPPTGTGRLFSYFGNEHEHEHERKKSETSFFNLGFRRKSTVVYYAPTE
- the LOC117792235 gene encoding solute carrier family 35 member F4 isoform X3 encodes the protein MTRDGEIPAIFNPKRVRTPAVVVTGDSSSNGHYNSNNSGGGVGGGVNGAGVIPSSSSVGGVGVGVGVGVGSCGFSNVLTSSNPQITHQDSISSSQQDPNEVITIQADTPTGTHGSQHNFGGDNSDAQTGQHALDHQGNGQGQAHVEDGEVRFRKLKACQESCFSELAKKMYFGVCVTILVTASWVGATHCIKYMYLYRAPYDDELDDDLDTSSSRAELSTELEDILAISDSSLHHVEDATEMFNIPPRQPVYFSAPFFAAWFFTNFSLLFFPIYILGLISARKCDKLSEILADVLRGFRERGFTIGRFLNRCLSFCILWLVTTYLYTLSLHVLFATDALALFATNVACVYLLSWVILHEQFVGVRIVAVILCDTGIALLAYMDGITESRTLGGVVLATLAAAGYAVFRVMFRKVMGDPPVGQIAFTFTALGLLNALLLWPVVLALYLTGAENLTSESIPWNILLAASVLLLVFHVLMQFSAAVTYNMFVTLGLITAVPVSGALDVILYSATFAGMKLAGVILIAIGFFLVMFPENWPDYITRLLRSIIMLGHNASGRPALCKRDAAVTGPSTRYAQRHITRSFSHHIS